TTGACTATCATTAATCAACATGAGGTATTAATTATGATTAATAAACCGCTTCATCCCGGCGAGATTGTCAGAGAGGTGTGTGTGGAAAACACGGGGCTATCTGTGACCGAAGCTGCTCAAAAACTCGGCGTTGATCGAACGACGTTTTCTCGTCTTATCAATGGTCATGCTGGGATCAGTGCCGAAATGGCGGTGAGATTATCCATTGCGTTGGATTCATCTCCTATACTTTGGTTAAATTTGCAGCGCGATTATGATTTATGGAAGGCTGAAAAACGTCGTAAAAAGTTACAAGTCTCTAAATTGGGCGATGCCGCTTAAAAT
The genomic region above belongs to Legionellales bacterium and contains:
- a CDS encoding HigA family addiction module antidote protein yields the protein MTIINQHEVLIMINKPLHPGEIVREVCVENTGLSVTEAAQKLGVDRTTFSRLINGHAGISAEMAVRLSIALDSSPILWLNLQRDYDLWKAEKRRKKLQVSKLGDAA